TACTGGTGATACTGGTTCTGGTGATGACCGGAGTCCTTCCAAGGATAATGAGTCCGGTGGTGATGTTTTTGGCTTCATTAGTTCTTTGAACGACCGTGGATGTGCGGGTTGATCTCTTTAATTTGACGACTTAATGCTATGTGGGAGTGGATTGGTTGATGAAGATATTGATCTCAAACGATGATGGCATATTGGCGCCTGGAATTCAGATAATGGCGAAGGTGCTGGCGGACAGGGGTATACCTGCCGTTGTGGTGGCCCCTGACAGGGAAAGGAGCAGCATAGGGCATGCCATAACCCTTAATCGTCCGTTGCGGGTTTGGCATCTTGAGCCCGGCGTATTCCCCACCATGATGCCCGCCTACGCGTGCGATGGAACCCCGTCGGACTGTGTGGTGATAGGAACCGAAGAGCTGGCAAGGGACGTTACAATGGTGCTTTCGGGTATAAACCGTGGTCCTAACCTTGGAGATGATTTGACCTATTCCGGCACTGTGTCCGCAGCTATGGAGGGCCTGATCTTGGGGTATCACGCCATAGCGGTATCCTTGGCCTGCAAGGGATCCGATCCGGCGGCCCATTACAGCACCGCCGCGGCGGTTGTCATGGCCTTACTGGACTGGTTCAGGGAGAACGGCACTCCAAACGGGGTCCTCTACAACATAAACGTGCCCAACGTGCCCATCCGAAGCCTCAAGGGAATGTTGCCCACCCGCAAGGGTACCAGGCTTTATAGGGATAAGGTGGTGAAATTCAAGGATCCCCAGGGAAGGGATTGCTACTGGATGGGAGGGGTGCCGGAGGACCACATGGAAGAGGGAACCGACGTATGGGCGGTGGCCAACGGTTATGCGTC
This sequence is a window from Thermanaerothrix sp.. Protein-coding genes within it:
- the surE gene encoding 5'/3'-nucleotidase SurE, which gives rise to MKILISNDDGILAPGIQIMAKVLADRGIPAVVVAPDRERSSIGHAITLNRPLRVWHLEPGVFPTMMPAYACDGTPSDCVVIGTEELARDVTMVLSGINRGPNLGDDLTYSGTVSAAMEGLILGYHAIAVSLACKGSDPAAHYSTAAAVVMALLDWFRENGTPNGVLYNINVPNVPIRSLKGMLPTRKGTRLYRDKVVKFKDPQGRDCYWMGGVPEDHMEEGTDVWAVANGYASITPVHMDMTHYDTLEAMRANGVDSLLKRS